The Cohnella abietis genome has a segment encoding these proteins:
- a CDS encoding type IA DNA topoisomerase — translation MKTLVIAEKPDMGRNIASVIEPKAQNRRSYLEGDNYIITWAIGHLIGLAEPDLYDDKYKKWRFGDLPIIPDDFKLLPNPRTKDQLHVIEELAARSNALVNACDAGREGQHIFSLIVRHLHLKQPVKRLWISDLTAETIRKGFDQLKDNTEYENLTQAARVRSEADWLIGMNGSRAFTTKHNELLSVGRVQTPVLALIYDRQKQIEAFDSLKFYDITGLFAQQATNYRGIWQGERLTDPEKAEAIAAKVKGKTGVVASYDVKDTKEYPFKLYDLTLLQREANGKFSFSAKKTLDTAQALYEKHKVISYPRTNSNYVNEQNIPEMHKILDSMRSSPDYGDFVKDANKKLVHTNNKNVCNPAKVEDHHAIMPTMKKPQGLSPDERKLYDLIVKRFLSHFYPAAEYKVHTVMTEVEKESFRTTVKQLLSLGWKVIYADSTPTKTTKDNGKDKDDGGGSAEDEEQETDAPFEIDASLPVVCNDVEVKAKETQPPKHFTEGTLLKAMESAGKQIEDEELRDAMKDSGLGTPATRAATIERLKQVGYMDMQGKKIVITPKGRMAIELIRGAGVELLTSPEMTGQWERRLTEISRGQASADIFMGNVKKFTTLIIDKVNLQRPAAKNAFAKPEPPVKEAKGKRKPPGDGKDTGVGGATAPKKTRATSAKGASTKASSGTASSSSTTTADALPSATQPSIVGVCPRPGCGGQIFMGRKGYGCSNYKTGCGFVIWKESLDRTLTDTMVKALIEKGKTSKLKFGGKADEEAYEARIILKNEATGELVLERS, via the coding sequence TTGAAGACGTTGGTCATAGCGGAAAAACCTGATATGGGCCGAAACATTGCTTCCGTCATTGAGCCGAAGGCACAGAATAGGCGCTCTTATCTTGAGGGCGATAATTACATTATCACCTGGGCGATCGGCCATCTTATTGGGCTTGCAGAGCCAGACCTCTATGATGACAAGTATAAAAAATGGAGATTTGGCGACCTGCCAATCATTCCAGATGATTTCAAGCTGCTTCCTAATCCACGGACGAAGGATCAGCTTCATGTGATTGAAGAGCTTGCGGCACGAAGTAACGCGCTTGTTAATGCGTGTGATGCGGGGCGGGAAGGTCAGCATATTTTCTCACTAATTGTTAGGCACCTGCATTTGAAACAACCAGTTAAACGATTATGGATATCCGATCTTACGGCTGAAACAATTCGTAAAGGCTTCGACCAATTAAAGGACAATACGGAGTATGAGAATCTAACACAGGCGGCTCGGGTTCGCAGCGAAGCGGATTGGCTTATTGGAATGAATGGCTCGCGCGCCTTTACGACGAAGCATAATGAGCTATTGTCTGTTGGTAGAGTGCAAACGCCGGTGCTCGCGCTGATTTATGATCGTCAGAAGCAGATTGAAGCGTTTGATTCCTTAAAATTTTATGACATCACTGGTTTGTTTGCGCAGCAAGCGACTAACTATAGAGGTATTTGGCAAGGGGAACGGTTAACCGATCCTGAGAAAGCGGAAGCAATAGCTGCCAAGGTGAAGGGTAAAACGGGTGTGGTGGCGAGTTATGACGTGAAGGATACGAAGGAGTATCCTTTTAAGCTATATGATTTGACTCTGCTGCAGAGAGAAGCGAATGGGAAGTTCAGCTTCTCAGCCAAAAAAACGTTGGATACCGCGCAGGCGCTCTACGAAAAGCATAAAGTGATCTCTTATCCACGGACGAATTCAAATTATGTGAACGAGCAAAACATACCTGAGATGCACAAAATTTTAGATTCCATGCGAAGCTCACCAGATTATGGGGATTTCGTGAAGGACGCTAACAAGAAGCTAGTTCACACGAACAACAAGAATGTCTGCAATCCCGCCAAGGTCGAGGATCACCACGCGATTATGCCGACGATGAAAAAACCGCAAGGGCTTAGTCCGGATGAGCGTAAGCTTTACGATCTGATCGTGAAAAGGTTTCTGTCACACTTTTATCCAGCGGCAGAATATAAAGTGCACACAGTTATGACCGAGGTGGAAAAAGAGAGCTTCAGAACAACAGTTAAGCAACTGCTGTCCCTGGGGTGGAAAGTAATTTACGCGGATTCGACGCCTACTAAGACGACTAAGGATAACGGTAAAGATAAAGACGACGGCGGGGGCTCTGCCGAGGACGAGGAGCAGGAGACAGATGCTCCGTTCGAGATAGACGCTAGTTTGCCTGTTGTTTGTAATGATGTTGAAGTGAAAGCTAAGGAAACTCAACCTCCTAAGCATTTTACCGAAGGTACGCTACTTAAAGCGATGGAGAGCGCAGGCAAGCAGATCGAGGATGAAGAGCTTCGTGATGCAATGAAGGATTCGGGATTAGGCACTCCGGCTACGCGCGCAGCGACGATCGAGCGGTTGAAGCAGGTTGGTTATATGGACATGCAAGGTAAGAAAATAGTCATCACGCCTAAAGGACGGATGGCTATCGAGCTCATCCGTGGAGCGGGAGTCGAGCTGCTAACTTCCCCGGAAATGACTGGACAGTGGGAGCGGCGGTTGACGGAAATTTCTCGTGGACAAGCATCTGCTGATATATTCATGGGAAATGTGAAGAAGTTTACGACGCTAATCATTGATAAGGTTAATCTTCAGCGTCCTGCTGCTAAGAATGCCTTTGCCAAGCCTGAACCTCCTGTGAAAGAGGCGAAGGGGAAGAGGAAGCCACCTGGTGATGGGAAGGATACAGGAGTTGGAGGAGCTACTGCGCCAAAGAAAACAAGAGCAACATCGGCGAAGGGAGCTTCTACTAAAGCCTCATCTGGGACTGCATCTTCCTCCTCTACAACTACCGCTGATGCTTTGCCGTCTGCCACTCAACCAAGTATTGTTGGTGTTTGCCCGAGGCCAGGATGTGGAGGCCAAATCTTCATGGGACGTAAGGGTTATGGCTGCAGCAATTATAAAACCGGCTGTGGCTTTGTTATCTGGAAGGAAAGTCTGGATCGCACCTTAACCGATACTATGGTAAAAGCGCTGATCGAGAAGGGGAAGACGAGCAAGCTGAAGTTCGGCGGCAAGGCTGATGAAGAAGCCTATGAAGCGCGAATCATCCTCAAAAACGAGGCGACCGGCGAGCTCGTATTGGAACGATCTTGA
- a CDS encoding right-handed parallel beta-helix repeat-containing protein produces MKKWMISLAILLVLGVSSIGEFDGRSYATGTDYYVSTTGSDSNAGTSTTSAWKTLQYAANTVPAGSTVNVLGGVYNQKVKITQSGSASAGPITFQNYASQTAVIDGTGLSVGVQEGLIDIEDASYIVVKGFEIRNLQTSTKNKMPIGIFIHGAGSQIEVRNNKIHDIKNTATLSSNLAGRDAHGIAVYGTKAPASLSNLTIDGNELYNLVLGSSESLVVNGNVDTFFITNNLVHDNDNIGIDLIGFEGKSPSTAYDQARNGTVSGNTVYNITSVNNPSYGRTLPNGSYGADGIYVDGGKDSIIERNYSYNNDIGIEIASEHAGKSTSGITIRNNFVYNNNYTGIAMGGYDTKRGSTANCVIVGNTLYKNDTKGLNGGQLLIQYDTKNNIVKNNIMVASSSNILFYNGYTLNSGNVVDYNLYFAPGGSTGAQWRWKNVAYTGFAAYKTGSSNDAHSLFVDPALVNAAAGDLHLTASSPAINAGDTDLSIIGAFDIDGNARVQGTSVDIGAHERS; encoded by the coding sequence ATGAAAAAGTGGATGATTTCTCTTGCGATTCTTCTTGTGCTTGGTGTTTCCTCTATTGGTGAGTTTGACGGTCGGTCCTATGCTACTGGTACGGACTATTACGTTTCGACAACCGGAAGTGACAGCAATGCCGGGACAAGCACGACGTCCGCTTGGAAAACGCTGCAGTATGCCGCAAATACAGTTCCGGCAGGCAGCACAGTCAACGTACTGGGAGGTGTGTATAATCAGAAGGTGAAAATTACGCAATCCGGTTCGGCTTCTGCAGGTCCGATCACTTTTCAAAATTATGCTTCGCAGACGGCTGTGATCGATGGAACGGGTCTTTCCGTCGGAGTTCAAGAAGGTCTAATCGATATAGAGGATGCCAGCTACATCGTAGTGAAAGGATTTGAAATTCGGAATCTCCAAACCAGTACGAAAAATAAAATGCCGATAGGTATTTTCATCCATGGAGCGGGCAGCCAAATCGAGGTTCGCAATAATAAAATTCATGATATCAAAAATACGGCAACGCTCAGCTCTAATTTAGCTGGGCGCGACGCTCATGGAATCGCTGTATATGGCACAAAGGCGCCAGCATCTTTAAGTAATTTGACCATTGACGGGAACGAACTCTATAATCTTGTGCTAGGCTCCAGCGAATCTCTGGTCGTGAACGGCAACGTAGACACCTTCTTTATTACGAATAATCTCGTTCACGACAACGATAATATCGGGATCGACTTGATCGGTTTCGAGGGGAAATCGCCTTCTACGGCTTATGATCAGGCAAGGAATGGAACGGTCAGTGGTAATACGGTATACAACATCACTTCGGTAAATAACCCTTCTTATGGCCGCACGCTTCCGAACGGCTCATATGGCGCAGATGGCATTTATGTAGATGGCGGCAAAGACAGTATTATTGAAAGAAACTACAGCTACAACAACGATATCGGTATTGAGATCGCAAGCGAGCATGCAGGTAAATCCACTAGCGGTATTACGATCCGTAACAATTTTGTTTACAACAACAACTACACCGGGATTGCCATGGGTGGATATGATACGAAACGCGGCTCCACCGCTAATTGTGTCATCGTTGGAAATACGTTGTACAAGAATGATACTAAAGGCTTGAATGGCGGACAGCTTCTCATTCAATACGATACGAAGAACAATATCGTGAAAAACAATATTATGGTGGCCAGTTCCAGCAATATTTTGTTCTATAATGGCTACACGCTGAATAGCGGCAACGTTGTAGATTATAATCTTTACTTTGCACCAGGGGGTTCTACCGGAGCACAGTGGCGTTGGAAGAATGTGGCGTACACTGGCTTCGCCGCCTACAAGACGGGGAGCAGCAATGATGCCCACTCGTTATTTGTAGACCCGGCATTGGTGAACGCAGCGGCAGGCGATTTGCATCTTACAGCGTCGTCCCCGGCCATTAATGCGGGAGATACCGATCTGTCTATTATCGGAGCATTTGATATTGATGGCAACGCGAGAGTGCAAGGCACGAGCGTCGATATTGGCGCTCACGAGCGCTCTTAA
- the infC gene encoding translation initiation factor IF-3 has product MIIMNEKIKASEVHLTGIRGEDLGVVSRDEALALARKHKVDLVCTSLFSSPPPCKLVSRGAAKQEVAKEKQDTRKKEQPLKLKEIRLTANIEEHDYDTKQRQAEKLLSSGNAVQLVVKIQGKEGPKAKEVLERLLKDLSASGKKETGIQISGKQAAVRVNPI; this is encoded by the coding sequence ATGATTATTATGAATGAAAAAATAAAAGCATCCGAGGTGCATCTCACTGGAATTAGAGGGGAGGATCTTGGAGTTGTATCTAGGGACGAAGCATTGGCGTTGGCCCGCAAGCACAAGGTTGATCTTGTATGTACCTCGCTGTTCAGTAGCCCTCCACCTTGTAAGCTGGTCAGTAGAGGTGCGGCAAAGCAAGAGGTAGCTAAAGAGAAGCAGGATACTCGCAAAAAGGAACAACCGCTTAAGCTTAAGGAGATCAGACTTACTGCAAATATTGAAGAGCATGATTATGATACGAAGCAACGGCAAGCGGAAAAGCTATTAAGCTCAGGTAACGCTGTACAGCTGGTCGTTAAGATTCAGGGCAAGGAAGGACCGAAAGCGAAAGAGGTGCTGGAGCGGCTGTTAAAGGATTTGTCGGCTAGTGGGAAGAAGGAAACGGGCATCCAAATTAGTGGAAAACAAGCAGCCGTTCGAGTCAATCCAATTTGA